GGATTAGATCCATTCAAGGCAAACCGGATTTTCAAGAAAATTTCGAGAAATACAACACTCTACAAAAGGTACGTGAGCTGGATGCCGCATTCCGCCCGGAAGTGGAACAGTTTGTATTAGATTGGAATGTAGATTTGGAGCGGCGGATTTTTGAGGATACACTCGCGGACGGAAGCACAGTTACAGATGCATGGGGAGAAGTAATGCGCCATGTCATTGCCCATGAAATTCATCATGTTGGGCAGCTCTCGGTGTGGGCTCGTGAGGTTGGCAAGCCGCCCATCTCCGCCAATGTCATTGGCAAAGGTCTGATGAATACATTACCAGAAGGCCTATAACAGTGGCGGGAACCACACATGCCGCAAATCTACCCAGCCCTGACTGTTGAAAGTCACTCCGCGAACAGAAGGCAGGTAGGCGGTTTCTATAGGTTTTTCATGCAATATATGCAGGTGATTCTGTCCAATCAACAGGTCTTCAATGCGTTGAAAAGATTGTACTCTTACCACAGAGTTCGATTCTCGGGCAATGATGTTCAGCCACCCTTCAACATCCGCTCTTATATGCTGTTCTATATGCTGTGATAAAGTACGGTATAAGTCGAATAGCCTGAGCTGCTCATCCTGATCCCGGAACAAGGAGAACACAATCAGATCGGATTCCATGCGAATGGGACCCTTGAAGTCTTCGGGAGAAGAGGTTACAACCTTGCAGAGATAACCGTGTCCAGCCAATGTGGCGGCAATAGATTCGGCATCTCCCTGATATTGAGAGATCGTTGCAATTTGCAGGGGGATCGATGGTATAGATACCAGTTGCTTATGAACAGGTAATGTTGCGTCATTCTTAAGACAAGATATAAGGTTAGCACGAATGACGGGGTCGCTTAGCGGCCCTTTTTTTTGCGTATTACAGGTGACGAATTTACGGATAAAAGACTCCGAATGGATGCGGCTCCAAGTACCCTCGCCCTCAAGAGTTGGATTCTGAATGACGTGAAAAGGAGAACCGGACTCGGACAGAGCTGCTTCAACCGTCCAAGGAATATTCAGAATCTCCACCCGATCCAAGTGCGCTCTTCCACGGAAGTAATAGGGAAATACCTCCAAGATACATAGGTTCTCATTCATTTCACTGACTTTAAAAGGTCCTGTTCCCACGGGTTTCCTGCCAAAGCCGCTCTCTCCCCACTGCACCAGCTCATGCGGGACAATGGCTGCACGGCTTGTACAGAGAAAGGGGAGGAACAGCTCATTGGGTCTTTTTAATTGGATTCTTACGGTGGATGGATTCACGGCTGTTACTTCTTGAATTTCTTTGAAGATACTGCTGTATAGAGTTCGCTGCGGACTTTGAATGAGCCTCTGAAAGGAATATACAACGTCTTTGGAACTGAGAACCTTCCCGTGGTGAAAAGGGACTTCTTTTCGCAGGAAAAAAGTCCACAGTGTTCGGCTTTCATCGGTCTCCCAGGCATGAGCGAGATTCGGAACAATCTCATCCCGGTTACTTCCCCGTCTAACTAGGCCATCGAACACATGACTAGAAACAAAGGACTCGGCAAGCAAATTCATATAGAGAGGATCAAAGGTGTGAAGCTGCTGGGTGATAGGCAATCTTAGAGTATCAATTTGTCGGTTATGGTTCATCTCAGCATGATGTCCAAAATACGCAAGCAGCCAACCTTGCAACGTATCCTGCAGCACCGAGGATTTAGCATGGGTTTTGATTCCTGCAATGGCACTTCCTATATCTTTTCGACTTATGGCCTGCATCATGGATTGCACGGCTATATCTTCTGGGGGGATTAGAAACTTCAGCAAAGAACGGCGTCCACGCCCACGACTAGGTGTCCAGGAAATCCAGTCCTGAGCTACCATTTTATTCACAACATGAAGGGCATTTCGGTGGGTGCAGCCTAAGGTTAGCGCCAACTCGTCCAATGTAACATCGATTTGGTTTGAGCTTCCATGTTGGGAATGCAGCTTCAAATATTGGTCATGCAGCTTCATAGCACAGGCATCCCTTCAAAATAGGAAATAAATAAAATTATATTTCTCTTTATCTTCTTATTTTATCATCTAAAATAAAGGTCAGAAAGTAAAAAAATGGGGGTATCAAATCATGGTAGATGAAATTACGCCGAAAAAAGAGCCTGCTTATACAGCATTAATGGTTGGGTTTCTGTTGGCAGCCGTACATCAGTATCTCTTTTATGGAAATGCCATCGGGGTTTCTTATCCAATATTTGTTGTCTTTTACTATATGTATATGCTTTATTACAGTAAAGATAGGGTTCGGAAGGCGACGTGGTTCAGTTATGCATGGCTGGGTGCTATTCTCTTGCTCTCCTTAACTTATGTGCTGTTCTCTAACCCGTTCTTCTTCAGTCTTAATCTGATAGCCATTCCGGCGCTTATCATTCTACATATGACTTTCATGCTGCATCGAAGCCAATTATCCTGGGCATCTGCTTCTCTAATCAAGAAGGCTCTGGAGCAGCTTTTTCCACAAACCTTTAGGCAATGGGCCAACCTACTAGGTTCTCTGAAAAAAACAGCAGGAATCAAAGTTAAGGAGGGGCAAAAGGATGTATACCGCAAAGTTCTAATTGGATTATTGATTTCCTGTCCACTGCTGTTGGTGGTTGTATCGTTACTTTCCTCGGCGGATGGGATTTTTAATCAAGTGCTTTCAGAGATTTCTCAAGGGTTGAACCAGATTTCTTTCGGTGAAGGATTTATCCGCACGTTTTGGGTAGTTGCTCTCGGCCTGGGTTTTTTCGGATATTTGTGGGGGTTTGTGAAGCCTCATGTACCTGAAGAAAAGCCAAATAAGAAAGCTGTGGACTTCTCAGAACTCTTCCCTTCCATTAAGCTTGATCCCATTATCGCAACAACTGTTTTGTTTGCCGTGAATACCGTATATGTACTGTTTGTTGTGGTGCAATTCTCGTATTTATTCGGGGCATGGGAAGGGATTCTGCCAGAGGGGAGTTCTTACGCAGATTATGCACGGAACGGATTTTTTGAGCTGATTATGGTGACATCCATTAACTTTATGATCTTAATGAGTACACTGCTACTGGGCGAAAAGGGTAAGGAATTACAGAACAAAATGATCAATGTTCTTCTGTATATATTGGTTGCTTGCTCCACGGTAATGCTGTACTCCGCTTATACACGTTTGGATCTTTATGAGGAAGCTTACGGATATACTTATATTCGATTTCTAGTGCATGCCTTTATGCTATTTCTGGGTATATTGCTGATTATTGCGGGTCTACGGATACATTATCAACGGCTTCCACTGGTAAAATGTTATATTCTACTGGGTGTGACATCCTATCTCCTGATGAACTATATAGGAATGGATGTTATGATTGCGAACAATAATATGGAACGATATCAAGTGAGCGGCAAACTGGATACGGATTACTTGCTTACTCTTTCTCCTGAAGCGACACCTATTTTGATTGAATTCAGCCGGGAAGAAAACGGGATGCTGGACACTTATTTAAAGGAGGAATGGAAGAGCACTGCTACATCCTACCCGAAATGGCAGTCCTTCAATCTATCGCAGTACCGGTCACAACGAGAGTTGGATAAATATTTTGCACAATAATCGGAGGAAGTCTGAGAAGTGGGTGCGACTATGAGGAGAATTTTTCACAATAAAAGAGTCTTGATTGTCGAAATGTTTTTGTTTTGGTGTATCTGGAGTGAGATCATCATGAACGTTAGGGGGTGTTTAATTGCTGGAGCAAGTCTTACTAGTATCTTTGTTCACTTTTATTATTCACCTATCCGAGACCCTTACTTATTCTCTTCGTCTAGCGGGTGTACGTTTAGGGAAATTGGCTGTGGCCTTGTCCTTATCTGGAGTCATATTGCTCATATCGAGAACAGCTAATATGCTACAGGGCCCACTTACCGGCAATATTTTAGATTTCGTAAAACATAATGCAGGTTATAATATAATGGATTCGTTTCAGATGATTATCGGTGCAGCAACATTAGGGACTTTTACAGCGCTATTACTTTTTCCATCCGCTGTCTTGCTGTCCTCTAGGATAATATCCCATTTAGAAGTTGCAGGGTCCATCCCTCAAATGATTCTTTCTTCCGTTTCCCTACAAAAGATAAAACATGCACGAGTTCATTTACGCTTCCCTAAATTATCTATGCTGTCTCGGTTGAGAATTGGAGGCATCCCCAAAAGGCTCGTGGTTCTAAATGTTGTAGTTACCGCAATTTATACAATCGGTGTATTAGCTGCTCTGCTTGCTTCAACATTAACAACAGAAAACTCGATTGCAGCGTCACAATCTTCCGGCTTAATCAATGGAATGGCTACAATTTTACTTACCCTACTCATTGATCCGCAAATAGGTCTAATTACTGATAAAGTACTAAGAGGAGAAAAAGAGTTCTCTGCTCTAAGTAAGGTTTTTGGATTATTAATGCTGTCGCGATTATTGGGAACTATCCTTGCACAAGTATTACTTTTACCAGCTGCTTATTGGATTCATTGGATGGTATCGGTTTTATAACCATTTAATCGAATCGAATCGAAATTGGAAGTAATCATTATTACTTCAAGAAATCTTATAGATTAACGAGTGGGAGAAGAGAAGGTGGAGTACATGCAGACAATCTATGATCCGGTAGCTGCCCGTGTATTAGCGGAAAAGAACGGCCTGGATCAAATTTTTAGTTCAGAGGTTATTCAGGAGATGGAGCTGCGGCGATATGGGGATCGAGAGGCTATATGCTCTGTGGGTGATGTACTGGAAGGGTTATTCATACTAGTCGAAGGAAAGCTAAAAATCCATACGCTGCTCCCAAACGGCAAATCCATGCTGGTAAGATTCGCTAGGCCTACCTCAATTATTGGGGATGTAGAGCTGCTTCGGCAGTATCCGGTTAAAAATCAAGTCGAGTCTGTCGGAGACAGCCTGCTGTTTGTTGCTGGTAAAAAACTGATGTTCAAAGAGCTTGAGAATAATACTACACTGCTGCGATTTCTGGTAGGTGAGTTAAGCCATAAGCTGTATACCCTAGGCCAGACTTCCGCCTTGAATCTTCTATATCCTGTGGAAAATCGATTTGCCAGCTATCTACTCTCTCTATTCGCAGATCAAGGGACAGGACAGTATGTAGAGGAGATTCGTACTTCAACCTTAACGGAGACCGCAGAATTGCTGGGCACAAGCTACCGTCATCTCAACCGAATTGTAAAGCGTTTTATAGAAGAAGGCATTATCGAAAGAAAACGCGGTCGTTTGATCGTGCTCCATGAGGGCAAGCTGGCCGAGTTGGCTAGTGGAAATTTGTATGAGTGATTTTTTTAAGACCGCTTACTAGGGAGCAACAGCTCAGGTAAGCGGTTTTTTTGTGTTGAGCTGATTTTTCAGATTCATTTAAGCTTTCGCCTTTAGGATAGAAAAATACATAGAGTTGCATAAGGATACGGAAGAATGGATCATGGCTTCTATGCTGACAGATCAGGTTAACCGTAATTGGAATAAGTTATCTATGGTTCAGGATCTGACGGATAAAATTCGGACAGCAGACGAACTGGGCTCGCGTTATATTATGAGTAATACGGAAGAGAATAGAAATACATATCAGACAAAGTATGACGAACTTCTTCCTACGATAACAGTTGCGATCACAGAGTTGAAGAATAATGGACTGAGTGAAGGTGAACAGATCGGAATAACAGACTTGGAAGACCGATGGAATAAGTATTTAAATGTACTGAAGGAATCCTTCGCGCTGGCAAAAGAGGGCAACTTCCCGAGTGCGCATAACAAATTCACCGGTTTATCCTTGGATTCCTTGATTGACTCTCAGGTGGTGTTTCAGGAGATGCTTACAAAGGAAATACAAAGCGATCAAAATCTAGCGGATTCCCACCGTCAACTCGCTATGATTGTCAGTCTTGGTGTGACGGGTTTATCGGTTGCATTGGCAGCGATCCTTGCCCTGTTAATCTCGGGACGTATTGTTAGACCGCTGCATGATGTGAACAAACAGCTAAGAGAAATTGCCTCCGGGGACGCGGATCTAACGCGCAAGCTGAATGTTCGTACAAAGGACGAGATTGGTGAATTGGCTAACAACTTTAATAAAATGACAGAAAATCTTGGAGCCATGATTGGACAGGTTACCCAATCGGCGGCAGGTCTGGCGATTTCCTCTGCCAAGCTAACTTCAGATAGCGGCCAAACCGCACGGGCTACTGAAAGAATCGCTGACATTATGGGGGAAGTAGCATCAGGAGCAGGCCAGCAGATGAGTGATTTGCAGATGAATATGACAACACTTTCGGAGATTTCAGTGGGTATCGGGCAAATTTCAGCGAGTGTTCAGGATATTTCCGAGGCATCACTGCGTTCTTCTGAATTCGCGGTTACGGGGGATAAGTCCATACAAGCCGCCATTAATCAGATGGGATCGATCAATTTGTCCATTAAGACCCTCTCCGAACAGGTGAATGGATTCGTGAGCCACTCCCAGGAGATTGGAACCATTGTGGGTGTTATAAAAGGAATTGCCTCTGAGACTAATATGCTGGCGCTGAATGCGACGATAGAGGCCGCCCGTGCAGGAGAGCAGGGCAGAGGTTTTGCTGTGGTTGCCGATCAGGTGCGGAAGTTGGCTGAGCAGTCGGCAGAATCTGCTAACCGTATCGCGGACATGGCTCAGACTATTCAATCGGATGCTGATCTGGCTATGAGCAAAATGAAAGGTAGTATGGTTGAGGTTCAGGAAGTGTCGGGTGCGGTAGAGGAAATTTCTGCAGCTACTGAAGACATTGTTGAATCCATTCGTTCGGTTACTCAAATCTCAGAAACTACCGCTGGGAATACCCAAAATATCTCGGCAGCCTCACAAGAGCAAATGGCCTCTGTGGAACAAATTGCTTCCTCCGCGAGCGCATTAAGTACAATGGCTAAGGGGCTTCAAGGGTTGGTAGCCAGATTTAATGTGTAGTTAGTTAGGACTTTAGAGCTAATTAATGGAAAATAAGGATAAGAACGTAATATAACACACACAAATCATAGAAT
Above is a window of Paenibacillus wynnii DNA encoding:
- a CDS encoding lipid II flippase Amj family protein; the encoded protein is MLEQVLLVSLFTFIIHLSETLTYSLRLAGVRLGKLAVALSLSGVILLISRTANMLQGPLTGNILDFVKHNAGYNIMDSFQMIIGAATLGTFTALLLFPSAVLLSSRIISHLEVAGSIPQMILSSVSLQKIKHARVHLRFPKLSMLSRLRIGGIPKRLVVLNVVVTAIYTIGVLAALLASTLTTENSIAASQSSGLINGMATILLTLLIDPQIGLITDKVLRGEKEFSALSKVFGLLMLSRLLGTILAQVLLLPAAYWIHWMVSVL
- a CDS encoding DinB family protein, which produces MQTLFRYNWKVREEWYQWCEDVSSEELLKPRTGGVGSILKTLFHIADVEWSWIRSIQGKPDFQENFEKYNTLQKVRELDAAFRPEVEQFVLDWNVDLERRIFEDTLADGSTVTDAWGEVMRHVIAHEIHHVGQLSVWAREVGKPPISANVIGKGLMNTLPEGL
- a CDS encoding Crp/Fnr family transcriptional regulator — protein: MQTIYDPVAARVLAEKNGLDQIFSSEVIQEMELRRYGDREAICSVGDVLEGLFILVEGKLKIHTLLPNGKSMLVRFARPTSIIGDVELLRQYPVKNQVESVGDSLLFVAGKKLMFKELENNTTLLRFLVGELSHKLYTLGQTSALNLLYPVENRFASYLLSLFADQGTGQYVEEIRTSTLTETAELLGTSYRHLNRIVKRFIEEGIIERKRGRLIVLHEGKLAELASGNLYE
- a CDS encoding DUF4153 domain-containing protein — translated: MVDEITPKKEPAYTALMVGFLLAAVHQYLFYGNAIGVSYPIFVVFYYMYMLYYSKDRVRKATWFSYAWLGAILLLSLTYVLFSNPFFFSLNLIAIPALIILHMTFMLHRSQLSWASASLIKKALEQLFPQTFRQWANLLGSLKKTAGIKVKEGQKDVYRKVLIGLLISCPLLLVVVSLLSSADGIFNQVLSEISQGLNQISFGEGFIRTFWVVALGLGFFGYLWGFVKPHVPEEKPNKKAVDFSELFPSIKLDPIIATTVLFAVNTVYVLFVVVQFSYLFGAWEGILPEGSSYADYARNGFFELIMVTSINFMILMSTLLLGEKGKELQNKMINVLLYILVACSTVMLYSAYTRLDLYEEAYGYTYIRFLVHAFMLFLGILLIIAGLRIHYQRLPLVKCYILLGVTSYLLMNYIGMDVMIANNNMERYQVSGKLDTDYLLTLSPEATPILIEFSREENGMLDTYLKEEWKSTATSYPKWQSFNLSQYRSQRELDKYFAQ
- a CDS encoding methyl-accepting chemotaxis protein is translated as MASMLTDQVNRNWNKLSMVQDLTDKIRTADELGSRYIMSNTEENRNTYQTKYDELLPTITVAITELKNNGLSEGEQIGITDLEDRWNKYLNVLKESFALAKEGNFPSAHNKFTGLSLDSLIDSQVVFQEMLTKEIQSDQNLADSHRQLAMIVSLGVTGLSVALAAILALLISGRIVRPLHDVNKQLREIASGDADLTRKLNVRTKDEIGELANNFNKMTENLGAMIGQVTQSAAGLAISSAKLTSDSGQTARATERIADIMGEVASGAGQQMSDLQMNMTTLSEISVGIGQISASVQDISEASLRSSEFAVTGDKSIQAAINQMGSINLSIKTLSEQVNGFVSHSQEIGTIVGVIKGIASETNMLALNATIEAARAGEQGRGFAVVADQVRKLAEQSAESANRIADMAQTIQSDADLAMSKMKGSMVEVQEVSGAVEEISAATEDIVESIRSVTQISETTAGNTQNISAASQEQMASVEQIASSASALSTMAKGLQGLVARFNV
- a CDS encoding ABC transporter substrate-binding protein, which codes for MKLHDQYLKLHSQHGSSNQIDVTLDELALTLGCTHRNALHVVNKMVAQDWISWTPSRGRGRRSLLKFLIPPEDIAVQSMMQAISRKDIGSAIAGIKTHAKSSVLQDTLQGWLLAYFGHHAEMNHNRQIDTLRLPITQQLHTFDPLYMNLLAESFVSSHVFDGLVRRGSNRDEIVPNLAHAWETDESRTLWTFFLRKEVPFHHGKVLSSKDVVYSFQRLIQSPQRTLYSSIFKEIQEVTAVNPSTVRIQLKRPNELFLPFLCTSRAAIVPHELVQWGESGFGRKPVGTGPFKVSEMNENLCILEVFPYYFRGRAHLDRVEILNIPWTVEAALSESGSPFHVIQNPTLEGEGTWSRIHSESFIRKFVTCNTQKKGPLSDPVIRANLISCLKNDATLPVHKQLVSIPSIPLQIATISQYQGDAESIAATLAGHGYLCKVVTSSPEDFKGPIRMESDLIVFSLFRDQDEQLRLFDLYRTLSQHIEQHIRADVEGWLNIIARESNSVVRVQSFQRIEDLLIGQNHLHILHEKPIETAYLPSVRGVTFNSQGWVDLRHVWFPPLL